The following nucleotide sequence is from Streptomyces leeuwenhoekii.
TTGGCCAGCCGCAGCCGGACGGTGCCGGAGCCCGCGTGGGTGAAGGTCAGTTCCACGTCGTCGCCGGTGTGCCGCGCGGTGACCTCCGGTCCGGCGGTCCTCCCCGCTCCCTTGAAGGCGCGCAGGAAACCGTTGGGGCCGTGCACGGTCAGGTCGTGGAAGCCCTTGGAGTACACCGAGTTCCAGGTGTCCGAGATCGTCTTGCCGGCCTCGGTGGTGAAGGTCCAGGGGCCGTCGGTGCGGTTGCCGGAGGTGACGAGGAAGGCGGCGCCGGCCTCGGGGCCGGAGGCGAAGGTGAGCGCGTACCGGCCCGTGGCCGGGTCGGCGGAGCCGTCCACGTACGGGGCGTACTTCAGCGGGCGGGCCGGGCGCCCGCCCCGCTCCTGCTTCGGCATGTCCGGGTCGGCCGGCGGGGCCGGCCGGTAGTCGGGGTGGCGCTCGCGGTCCGGCGGCCGGTAGCCCTCGGTGTCCGGCAGGTCGGCCGGGCGGCTGTCCTTGCGGGAGAAGTCGAAGGCGGAGGTCAGGTCTCCGCAGATGGCCCGCCGCCACGGCGAGATGTTGGGCTCGCGCACCCCGAAGCGGCGCTCCATGAACCGGATGATCGAGGTGTGGTCGAAGGTCTCGGAGCAGACGTAGCCGCCCTTGCTCCACGGCGAGACGACCAGCATCGGCACCCGCGGGCCGAGGCCGTAGGGACCGGCCGGGCGCTTGGCGTCGCCCGGGTAGAGGTCGAGGGAGACGTCGACGGTGGACTTGCCCTGCGCGGCGGACTTCGGCGGCAGCGGCGGCACCACGTGGTCGAAGAAGCCGTCGTTCTCGTCGTAGGTGATGAACAGGGCCGTCTTCGCCCACACGTCCGGGTTGGAGGTGAGGGCATCCAGGACCTGGGCGATGTACCAGGCGCCGTAGTTGGACGGCCAGTTGGAGTGTTCGGAGAACGCCTCGGGGGCGGCGATCCACGAGATCCGCGGCAGCCGGTCCGCCTGGACGTCGGCGCGGAGCCGGTCGACGTAGCCCTCGCCCGCCCTGGCGTCGGTGCCCGTGCGTGCCTTGTCGTACAAGGGGTCGCCGGGCTCGGCGTCGCGGTAGCTGTCGAAGTACAGCAGCGAGTTGTCGCCGTAGTTGCCGCGGTAGGCGTCGTCGATCCAGCCCCAGGATCCGGCGGCGTCCAGGCCGTCGCCGATGTCCTGGTAGACCTTCCAGGAGACGCCGGCCCGCTCCAGGCGCTCGGGGTAGGTCGTCCAGCCGTAGCCCAGCTCGTCGTTGCCGAGGACCGGGCCGCCGCCCGTGCCGTCGTTGCCGGTGTGCCCCGTCCACATGTAGTAGCGGTTGGGGTCGGTGGAGCCGATGAAGGAGCAGTGGTAGGCGTCGCAGACGGTGAAGGCGTCGGCGAGGGCGTAGTGGAAGGGGATGTCCTCGCGGGTCAGGTACGCCATGGTGGTGGTGCCCTTGGCGGGCAGCCACCGGTCGTAGCGGCCCCCGTTGTATGCGGCCTGGCCGTCGGTCCAGCCGTGCGGCAGACCCTCCAGGAACTGCATGCCGAGGTCGTCGGCGTCCGGGTGGAAGGGCAGGACTTCCTTGCCGTCCTTCGTCTGGTGCCACACGGACCTGCCGCTGGGGAGGGTCACCGGGCGCGGATCGCCGAAGCCGCGGACGCCTCTCAGCTTGCCGAAGTAGTGATCGAAGGAACGATTCTCCTGCATCAGGACGACGATGTGCTCGACGTCCTCGATCGATCCGGTGCGGTGATTGGCCGGCAGCGCGGCGGCCCGCTGGATGCTGGCGGACAGCACGCTGAAGGCCGTGGTGGCGCCCGCGAGCTGGAGGAATCTGCGCCGGTTGACTTCGGGCATGAACGAGGGTCCTCTCCCCTTTGACATGGTGTCACCGGCCGGATGGTGGCGGAATGCGCGCGAAAGGAGTGTTCCAGGAGCACCAAACGTCAGGGAAGGGTCCGGTGGCGGAGGCGTGAAAGTCGTCGGTACGCGAGGTGTTCGGGGACCGTCCGGCGGGGATGGTCGCGATCATGACACGCATGTACACCCCATCCGGTCACCCCGCTCCGACCCGACGGCCCGTACGCCAGCTCCTCGCCGCCTCGGTGGGCAACGCCGTGGAGTGGTACGACTGGTACGCCTACACCTTCCTCGCCACCTACATCGCCGACCAGATCTTCCCCAGGAGCGCGGACGATTCGCTGGTCCCGCTGCTGTCGACGTTCGCGGTGTTCGCGGTGGGCTTTTTTATGCGGCCGGTGGGCGGGCTGCTCATGGGGGCGATCGCCGACCGGCGCGGGCGGCGCACCGCGCTGACGGTGACCATCCTGCTGATGGGCGGCAGCAGCCTGCTGGTCGGCCTGACCCCGACGTACGCGACGGCCGGCCTGCTGGCCCCCGTGGTGCTGGTCCTCGCCCGCCTGCTCCAAGGGCTGTCGGTGGGCGGCGAGTTCGCGGCCTCGACCACCTTCCTGGTGGAGTCGGCGGGACCGGGCCGCCGCGGGCTGTTCTCCAGCTTCCAGTACGTGTCGACGACCGCCGGGCAGCTCCTCGCCTCCGGGATCGCCGCCCTGCTCGTGGACACGCTCTCCGACGAGGCGATGAACGGCTGGGGCTGGCGGGTCCCCTTCGTCCTCGGCGCGCTGCTCAGCCTGGTCGGCTTCTGGATCCGGCAGGGTGCGCAGGAGACGCGCAGCGCGGAACAGCGGCAGGCCCCGCGCCCCGGCCTGTTCGAGGCCCTGCGCCGTCATCCGCGCGAGTCGCTGCGGATCGCCGGGATCACGGCCGGCGGCACCATCGCCTACTACACCTGGACGTCGTACCTGCCGACGTACGCCGAACTCAACGCGGGCGTCGAGAAGTCGGACGCGCTGCTCGCCGGCACCCTCTCGCTCGCCTTCTTCGCCCTGCTCCAGCCACTGGGCGGCCTGCTCTCCGACCGCTTCGGCCGCCGCCCGCTGCTGCTCTTCTTCGGCCTGGGGTTCGCCCTGCTGTGCGTGCCGCTGCTGCACGCCGTGCGCGACTCCTTCGCGGTGCTGCTGCTGGTGAGCTGCGCGGGCATGGTGCTGCTGACCGGCTTCACCTCGATCAGCGCCGCCGTGAACGCGGAGGTGTTCCCGCCCCGGGTGCGCGCGGCCGGCATCGGCTTCCCCTACTCGCTGACCGTCGCCCTCTTCGGCGGCACGGCCCCGTACGTGGGCACGCTGTTCAAGGAGATGGGCCACTCCGGGCTGTTCCCCTGGTACGTGGCGGTGCTGTGCCTGGCGTCCTCGGTGGTGTACCTGCGCCTGCCGGAGACGGCACACACGGAGCTGCGCCGCTGAACCGGGGCGGGCGCCGACCGGGCCGGGGACCGGGCGCTGCCGCCCCGGACCCCTGCACCGCGGTTTCCCCCGGTGGGCGGCTCGTGCCCGACGCGCTCGGGCCGAAATTCGGACAGGAGGTGACGTGCCCCCCGGCGGCTTCCGGGAGGCGGAAGGAGTATTGCGCCGCCGCGCGGCCCTTTCCGACGATGTCGGCACCACCAGAGGACGGGAGCCAGAGGCCATGCCGCACATGACCGCCTTCGCCAGGAACCAGTGGTACGTCGCCGCCTACGCCCACGAGGTCGGGCGCGAGCTGCTCGGCCGGACGATCCTCGGGGAGCCGCTCGTCCTCTACCGGACCCGGGAGGGCACGCCGGTCGTCCTGCACGACCGGTGCGTGCACCGCCGCTATCCGCTCTCCGAGGCGCCGACCCGGCTCGACGGGGACCGCATCGTCTGCGGCTACCACGGCTTCACCTACGACACGACCGGCACCTGTGTGGCCGTGCCCGGGCAGAAGCGCGTCCCGCGCACCGCGCGGGTCCCCTCCTACCCGGTCGTCGAACAGGATTCGCTGGTGTGGGTGTGGATCGGCGACCCGGCGCGCGCCGAGCCGCGGGCCATCCCCCGCGCGCCGCACCTGGACTCCCCGGGCTGGGTCACCGTGCGCGGCATGGAGCCCATCGACTGCGACTACGGACTCCTCGTCGACAACCTCCTCGACCTGTCCCACGAGACCTATCTGCACGGCGGTTACATCGGCACCCCCGAGGTCGCCGAGACGCCGATCACCACCGAGGTCGACGAGGGCGCCGGGACCGTCCGGGTGAGCCGGCACATGGACGACGCCGAATGCCCGCCGTTCTACGCCGAATCCACCGGCATCCAGGGGCGGATCTCCCGTTGGCAGGACATCGAGTACCACGCGCCCTGTCTGTATCTGCTGCACAGCCGGGTCGCCCCGGTGGGGGTGCTGCCCGCGGCGGACGGCAGCGACCCGGACGGCTTCCACACCGAGATCACCTATGCCATCACACCGTCCGCCGACGGCAGGGTGTACGACTTCTGGGCGGTGTCGCGGGACTGGGCGACGGACGACGCCGACGTGACCGAGTTCCTGCGGAAGAACAACCACACCGTCGTCATGCAGGACGTCACCGCGCTCAACCTGCTCCAGCGGACGCTCGGCACCGAGCGCACCGGCTACCAGGAGCTGAGCATCAACATCGACACCGGGGGCCTGGCCGCGCGCCGCATCCTCGCCCGGCTGGCCGAGGAGGGCGCCGGGGCCGCGGAGCCCGTGGAGGGTGTGCGGTGACCGCCCCCGCCGGCCAGGAGGTCTACCGCGTCGACTGGGTGCCCGGCACGGACGTGCTGCACGGCACCTGCCACTGCGGCGCCGAGCACAGCGCCGAGGACCCGGTCGCCCTGTGGGAGTGGATGCTCGCCCATCCGCGGGGACACCGCATGCGAGGAGACGGTTCATGACCGCGTACGACACCGAACTCGTCGTCGAGCGCTGCGAACCGGCCGCTGCCGGCGTACGCGCGCTCACCCTGCGCCGTGCGGGGGGCGGGGCGCTGCCCGCCTGGGAGCCGGGCGCCCATGTCGACGTCCTCCTCGGGCCCGGTCTGGAGCGGCAGTACTCGCTGTGCGGCGACCCCGCCGACCGGCACACCTGGCGGATCGCCGTGCTGCGCGAGCCGGACGGGCGCGGCGGATCGGCGTACGTCCACGACCGGCTGGAGCCGGGCGCCGCGGTGCGGGCGCGCGGCCCGCGCAACCACTTCCCGCTCGAACCCGCCGCGCGCTACCGGTTCGTCGCCGGTGGCATCGGCATCACCCCGATCCTGCCGATGCTGGCCGCGGCCGAGGCGGCGGGCGCCGAGTGGACGCTGCTGTACGGGGGCCGCACCCGCGCCTCCATGGCGTTCACCGAGGAGCTGGCGCGGTACGGGGACCGGGTCGCGCTCGCCCCGCAGGACGTCGCGGGGCCGCTCGACCTCGGCTCCGTGCTGGACGGCCTCCCCGACGGCACGCTCGTCTACTGCTGCGGCCCCGGACCGCTGCTCGACGCGGTCGAGGAGCGGTGCCCGCCCGCGGCGCTGCGCACGGAGCGGTTCCGGCCGAAGGAGCCGCGGGCGGGAGCGGACGTGGACGCGGAGTTCGAGGTCGAGCTGGCGCGCAGCGGCCGGACCGTCACCGTCCCGCCGGACCGCTCCGTCCTCGACGCCGTGCGCGCCGCCGGGGTGGAGGTGCTGTACTCCTGCACCGAGGGCACCTGCGGCACCTGTGAGACCGATGTGCTGGAGGGCACCCCGGACCACCGGGACTCCGTGCTGACGCGGGAGGAGCGGGCGGCCGGACAGACCATGCTCATCTGTGTCTCCCGGTGCCGGGGCAGGCGGCTGGTGCTGGATCTGTGAGCCGGCAGGAGCCGGTCCGGCCGGGCGGCCCACCGCTCAGCCGAGGTCCGGCTCCCCGCGGACCTCGATCCCGGCGTCCGGGGCGCGGCCGTCGAGTTCGAGGACCACGATCTCGTTGCGCCCGGCCCGCAGCAGCGGCCAGGGCAGGTACAGGGTGCGCTGCGGGCCCCGGTCCCAGTGGCGGCCCAGGCAGAAGCCGTTGACCCAGACGTAGCCCTTGGTCCACCCGGGCAGGGCCAGGAAGCCGTCCCGGGGTTCGGCGACGTCGAGGCGGGCGCGGTGGAAACCGGCCCCGGCGGCGGCCCTGCCCCACGGCAGGTCCGGCAGCGGCCCGTCCAGCGGGACGGGCAGGGCACGCCAGCCGTGCACGTACTGGCTGCCGTGCCGGACGCCGTCCAGGCCCTTGCGCTCACCGAGGGCCGGACCGTAGTTGGCGCGGCCCATCGACTCCACCAGGACGTCCAGGGTGGCCCCGCCCGCCGGGACCGCGATCTCGGGTGGCCGCCCGTCGTCGCGCGCCACGGTGGCGACCCGCTCCCCGTCGACGTGCACATGGGCGCGGTCGCCCAGCCCGGCGAGCGTGAGCGGACGGGGCGGGCGCGGCCCCGGCAGCCGGCCGCGGTAGCGGACCAGCCCGTGGCCGACGCCGAGGTCTTCGAAGGACGGCGGCGCGGGCGAGCGCACCTCGTCCGTGCCGAACAGGGGCAGGGCGTCCAGAAGCGGCACCCAGGCGTCGACCGGGACGGCCACGGGGTCGAGGGGCGGCGGCAGCGGCTCCACGTCGGCGGGCCCGGGCAGCCCGGCCTGTCCGGCGTACCGGGCGAGCACCTCGCGGAAGGCCCAGAACTTGGGGGTGGGGGCGCCGCGTTCGTCGATCGGTGCGTCGTAGTCGTAGGAGGTGACGGTGGGCTGGTGGACACCGTCGTGGGCGGTGCCGCCGCGGTTGGCGCCCGCCCAGGTGCCGAAGTTGGTGCCGCCGTGGGCCATGTAGAGGTTGACGGACGCGCCGAGGGCGAGGGTCCGCTCCAAGGCGTCCGCCGCGTCGGCGGGATCGCGCACGGTGTGCGGCTCGCCCCAGTGGTCGAACCAGCCGCACCAGAACTCCATGCACATCGCCGGGTCGCCGGGGCGGTGGCGGCGCAGTCCGGCGAAGGCGCCCTCTGGCCGGGAGCCGAAGTTGACGGTGGCCGGCACGCCGGGCAGCGTGCCGCCCTGGAGCATGAAGTCCTCGGGGCCGTCCGAGGTGAACAGAGGGACGCCGATGCCGCGTGCGCGCAGACCGTCGGCGAGGTACCGCAGATAGGCTGTGTCGGAGCCGTAGGAGCCGTACTCGTTCTCCACCTGCATCATCAGCACGTTGCCGCCGCGGGTGATCTGGTGGGCGGCCAGGCGGGGGATCAGTGCGTCGTACCAGCGGTCGACGTGGGCGAGGTAGCGGGGGTCGCAGCAGCGCAGCCGCAGGGCGCGGTCGGTGAGCAGCCACCAGGGCAGGCCGCCGTTCTCCCATTCGGCGCAGATGTAGGGGCTGGGCCGCACGATCGCGTACAGCCCGGCGTCGGCGGCGGCGCGGAGGAACGCCTCCACGTCGGCCATGCCGGTGAAGTCGTACTCCCCCGGGCGCCGTTCGTGGAAGTTCCAGGGGACGTAGGTCTCGACGGTGTTGAGGCCCAGGGCGCGCAGCATGCCCAGGCGGTGCGGCCACTGCTCGGGAAGGACGCGGAAGTAGTGCAGCGCGCCCGACAGGATGCGCAGCGGGCGCCCGTCGAGCTCGAAGCCCTCGGGGGTCGTGCGGAACATGCGGGACATGCGGGCTCCGTGAGGGGCTTCTGCGGGGAGGGACGGCCGTAGGGCGGTACGGGCGGGACGCGGTGCGCCCCCCACTCGCCGGGTGGACGAGGGGGGCCGTCCCGGGCCTCCCGTCCGCCGGGGGTCCGCCGCGGCCGGTCCCGGCGGGAGAACGGCCGGAAAGCTCCCTCCGGCCGCCCGCTACCCGGGCGGGGGGACGACCCTGAGATGGGAGGCGGCACGCCGTCTGCGGCGCTCCCGGGCGGGGGCGCGGCGCGCCTCGCGCAGCACCAGCGTCAGACGCATGTACCCGAGCCCCTCCAGGGACCGGGGCGTCTCGACGACGACCCGGCAGTCGGTCACGCCCCAGCGCGGGTCGGGGTGCAGGACCGGCCGCACGGCGCCGTCGTGCTCGACGGCGGACTCGCCGACCGCGCGGATCCAGTGCGGCAGGCCCTGGCGGTAGGCGGCCTCCATGATCGGATCCTGGGCGATGTCGCGGCGGATGGCCTGGAGCGCGGGGTCGTGGCCGTGCCGTTCGAGCACGGACCGGAAGTGCGCCAGCATCGGCAGGCACCAGCGCGGCTCGTGCTCGCCGAGGACCGCGGGGGCGTCCGGGTGGAACAGGACGAATCTGAGGAAGTTGTCGTCCGGCATGGCCGTCGGATGCGGGCCGACGCCGGCGAAGAGCGCCCGGAAGGCGCCGTTGGCGAGCGCCACGTCCCAGCGGTGGTCGACGACGAAGGACGGAAAGGGGACGGCCTCCAGGAAGGCGGCGTAGTCCCGCAGGTACGCCTGGGTCTCGGACGGGTCGGAAGTCTCGGGGACGGGCCGCGGTGCCGGCCGCTGCCCTCCTGCGGTAAATGCCATCGGGAGGTCACCCCTCTTGCCTGTGCGGCCCTACTCGCGGCGCCCCGATCCTGCTGTCCCGACGCAAGGCGTGTCAACTATCGTGGCATTTCATGCCGGTTGACGGCTGGAATTGGCCACAGTTGTGGCGAGACCTGGATGTCGGTTCGGACCACGGGCTACTCTCCGGGAAGTTCACGGCAACCGCTTATGAGAAGCGTTTGTGAGAAGCCTGTGAGAGACGTGGGAGATCCTTCGGTGACCGGTGGTGGCTTCGGGGGTCCGGGC
It contains:
- a CDS encoding phosphocholine-specific phospholipase C — encoded protein: MPEVNRRRFLQLAGATTAFSVLSASIQRAAALPANHRTGSIEDVEHIVVLMQENRSFDHYFGKLRGVRGFGDPRPVTLPSGRSVWHQTKDGKEVLPFHPDADDLGMQFLEGLPHGWTDGQAAYNGGRYDRWLPAKGTTTMAYLTREDIPFHYALADAFTVCDAYHCSFIGSTDPNRYYMWTGHTGNDGTGGGPVLGNDELGYGWTTYPERLERAGVSWKVYQDIGDGLDAAGSWGWIDDAYRGNYGDNSLLYFDSYRDAEPGDPLYDKARTGTDARAGEGYVDRLRADVQADRLPRISWIAAPEAFSEHSNWPSNYGAWYIAQVLDALTSNPDVWAKTALFITYDENDGFFDHVVPPLPPKSAAQGKSTVDVSLDLYPGDAKRPAGPYGLGPRVPMLVVSPWSKGGYVCSETFDHTSIIRFMERRFGVREPNISPWRRAICGDLTSAFDFSRKDSRPADLPDTEGYRPPDRERHPDYRPAPPADPDMPKQERGGRPARPLKYAPYVDGSADPATGRYALTFASGPEAGAAFLVTSGNRTDGPWTFTTEAGKTISDTWNSVYSKGFHDLTVHGPNGFLRAFKGAGRTAGPEVTARHTGDDVELTFTHAGSGTVRLRLANAYGGTPTTVTVRPGATVKHRVALAASGRWHDLTVTSETDPAFLRRFAGHVENGQPGVSDPALITE
- a CDS encoding MFS transporter, with translation MVAIMTRMYTPSGHPAPTRRPVRQLLAASVGNAVEWYDWYAYTFLATYIADQIFPRSADDSLVPLLSTFAVFAVGFFMRPVGGLLMGAIADRRGRRTALTVTILLMGGSSLLVGLTPTYATAGLLAPVVLVLARLLQGLSVGGEFAASTTFLVESAGPGRRGLFSSFQYVSTTAGQLLASGIAALLVDTLSDEAMNGWGWRVPFVLGALLSLVGFWIRQGAQETRSAEQRQAPRPGLFEALRRHPRESLRIAGITAGGTIAYYTWTSYLPTYAELNAGVEKSDALLAGTLSLAFFALLQPLGGLLSDRFGRRPLLLFFGLGFALLCVPLLHAVRDSFAVLLLVSCAGMVLLTGFTSISAAVNAEVFPPRVRAAGIGFPYSLTVALFGGTAPYVGTLFKEMGHSGLFPWYVAVLCLASSVVYLRLPETAHTELRR
- a CDS encoding aromatic ring-hydroxylating dioxygenase subunit alpha, which produces MPHMTAFARNQWYVAAYAHEVGRELLGRTILGEPLVLYRTREGTPVVLHDRCVHRRYPLSEAPTRLDGDRIVCGYHGFTYDTTGTCVAVPGQKRVPRTARVPSYPVVEQDSLVWVWIGDPARAEPRAIPRAPHLDSPGWVTVRGMEPIDCDYGLLVDNLLDLSHETYLHGGYIGTPEVAETPITTEVDEGAGTVRVSRHMDDAECPPFYAESTGIQGRISRWQDIEYHAPCLYLLHSRVAPVGVLPAADGSDPDGFHTEITYAITPSADGRVYDFWAVSRDWATDDADVTEFLRKNNHTVVMQDVTALNLLQRTLGTERTGYQELSINIDTGGLAARRILARLAEEGAGAAEPVEGVR
- a CDS encoding PDR/VanB family oxidoreductase, with product MTAYDTELVVERCEPAAAGVRALTLRRAGGGALPAWEPGAHVDVLLGPGLERQYSLCGDPADRHTWRIAVLREPDGRGGSAYVHDRLEPGAAVRARGPRNHFPLEPAARYRFVAGGIGITPILPMLAAAEAAGAEWTLLYGGRTRASMAFTEELARYGDRVALAPQDVAGPLDLGSVLDGLPDGTLVYCCGPGPLLDAVEERCPPAALRTERFRPKEPRAGADVDAEFEVELARSGRTVTVPPDRSVLDAVRAAGVEVLYSCTEGTCGTCETDVLEGTPDHRDSVLTREERAAGQTMLICVSRCRGRRLVLDL
- a CDS encoding glycoside hydrolase family 35 protein — encoded protein: MFRTTPEGFELDGRPLRILSGALHYFRVLPEQWPHRLGMLRALGLNTVETYVPWNFHERRPGEYDFTGMADVEAFLRAAADAGLYAIVRPSPYICAEWENGGLPWWLLTDRALRLRCCDPRYLAHVDRWYDALIPRLAAHQITRGGNVLMMQVENEYGSYGSDTAYLRYLADGLRARGIGVPLFTSDGPEDFMLQGGTLPGVPATVNFGSRPEGAFAGLRRHRPGDPAMCMEFWCGWFDHWGEPHTVRDPADAADALERTLALGASVNLYMAHGGTNFGTWAGANRGGTAHDGVHQPTVTSYDYDAPIDERGAPTPKFWAFREVLARYAGQAGLPGPADVEPLPPPLDPVAVPVDAWVPLLDALPLFGTDEVRSPAPPSFEDLGVGHGLVRYRGRLPGPRPPRPLTLAGLGDRAHVHVDGERVATVARDDGRPPEIAVPAGGATLDVLVESMGRANYGPALGERKGLDGVRHGSQYVHGWRALPVPLDGPLPDLPWGRAAAGAGFHRARLDVAEPRDGFLALPGWTKGYVWVNGFCLGRHWDRGPQRTLYLPWPLLRAGRNEIVVLELDGRAPDAGIEVRGEPDLG